A single region of the Malaclemys terrapin pileata isolate rMalTer1 chromosome 4, rMalTer1.hap1, whole genome shotgun sequence genome encodes:
- the CFL2 gene encoding cofilin-2 isoform X2 → MKVRKSSTPEEIKKRKKAVLFCLSDDKKQIIVEETKQILVGDIGDTVEDPYTSFVKLLPLNDCRYALYDATYETKESKKEDLVFIFWAPESAPLKSKMIYASSKDAIKKKFTGIKHEWQVNGLDDIKDRSTLGEKLGGNVVVSLEGKPL, encoded by the exons ATGAAAGTAAGGAAATCTTCAACCccagaagagattaaaaaaagaaagaaagcagttcTTTTCTGCTTAAGTGATGACAAAAAACAGATAATTGTAGAGGAAACAAAGCAGATATTAGTTGGTGATATTGGCGATACTGTGGAAGACCCCTACACATCCTTTGTGAAGTTGTTACCTTTGAATGATTGCCGATATGCTTTGTATGATGCCACGTACGAGACAAAGGAGTCTAAGAAAGAAGACCTGGTATTTATATTCTG GGCTCCAGAAAGTGCACCTTTAAAAAGCAAGATGATCTACGCAAGCTCTAAAGATGCCATTAAAAAGAAGTTTACAG GTATTAAACATGAGTGGCAAGTAAATGGTTTGGATGATATTAAGGACCGTTCAACACTTGGAGAGAAATTGGGAGGCAATGTGGTAGTTTCACTTGAAGGAAAACCCTTATAG
- the CFL2 gene encoding cofilin-2 isoform X1: MASGVTVNDEVIKVFNDMKVRKSSTPEEIKKRKKAVLFCLSDDKKQIIVEETKQILVGDIGDTVEDPYTSFVKLLPLNDCRYALYDATYETKESKKEDLVFIFWAPESAPLKSKMIYASSKDAIKKKFTGIKHEWQVNGLDDIKDRSTLGEKLGGNVVVSLEGKPL, from the exons ATG GCTTCTGGAGTAACAGTGAATGATGAAGTTATAAAGGTTTTTAATGACATGAAAGTAAGGAAATCTTCAACCccagaagagattaaaaaaagaaagaaagcagttcTTTTCTGCTTAAGTGATGACAAAAAACAGATAATTGTAGAGGAAACAAAGCAGATATTAGTTGGTGATATTGGCGATACTGTGGAAGACCCCTACACATCCTTTGTGAAGTTGTTACCTTTGAATGATTGCCGATATGCTTTGTATGATGCCACGTACGAGACAAAGGAGTCTAAGAAAGAAGACCTGGTATTTATATTCTG GGCTCCAGAAAGTGCACCTTTAAAAAGCAAGATGATCTACGCAAGCTCTAAAGATGCCATTAAAAAGAAGTTTACAG GTATTAAACATGAGTGGCAAGTAAATGGTTTGGATGATATTAAGGACCGTTCAACACTTGGAGAGAAATTGGGAGGCAATGTGGTAGTTTCACTTGAAGGAAAACCCTTATAG